In Isosphaera pallida ATCC 43644, the sequence CGCCGCCGTCTGATCTTCACGTCAACCGATTTGGTGTTCGGCGGCTCCGGCCCCCCCCGACGGGAAACCGATCCGGCCCAACCCTCGTTGACCTACGGACGCACCAAGCTGGAAGCGGAGCGACGCCTCGCCCAGGTGAACCCCGAAGCCCTTTCGGTTCGCCTCAGCCTGATGTACGGCTTGACCCGCAGCGATCGCCTGAGCTTTTTCGACCAAGTCCTAGCCGATCTCGCCCAGGGCCGCCCCCGCGCGCTCTTCATCGACGAGTATCGCACCCCCGCCCACGCCCCTACGGTGGCGCGTCTGCTGGTGGAATGGCTCGAATCCCCTACCTTCCCCTCCGGCCTCGTCCATGTGGGTGGTCCTGATCGCCTGAGCCGCTTCGACCTAGTTCGTCAGGCCGCCGCATGTCTCGGCCTCGATCCTCAACTAGTCCAACCCTCTCGAATGATCGACACCCGCTTCAATGAACCTCGACCCGCCGACGTCGCTCTGGACACCACCCGACTCCACGCCCTCAACCCCCGCCATCGCCCCCAAACCGTCTCCCTGGAACTCACTTCTCGGAAAAGTTGACCATCGTGACTGGTTCACCCTTGCCGATTCTTCACCCGCGCCCATAACGGTTTCGTCGATCAGATTGGCGATCGACCGCCCCCCCCGTCCCGGCCGCCCACGGGTCACGAGGATGTCGGTCAAACCTGAAAGGAACCCTACCGACTCCGACGCGATCGAATCGGAATGATTTTTCCGATTTCTTCCTTGCCTCGACGTGGATCCTGGTACAATAAAACTGGTTCGCTCAATCCGGTTTGTTGTCCAGAGCAGGGTGCGACGCGAATCTCGGTTCGTTGAACGACGTTCGAGTGGAGTCGGCGCAATGTTTACGCAACGCGTGGAGTACGCCCTGAGAGCGACGGCCTATTTGGCCAGTCTGGACGGCTACAACTCAACGACGGAAGAGGTGGCCGAGGCGACCAAGGTTCCCCGCG encodes:
- a CDS encoding SDR family oxidoreductase gives rise to the protein MRILLTGAAGWFGAFALESLIERGHEVVAWSGRTQGERRFQDRSIVLEPIDLGHPDQERLVRRLDQVDPEAILHAAAIASADAAFRDPDQAQRVNVQATETLGLWCALRRRRLIFTSTDLVFGGSGPPRRETDPAQPSLTYGRTKLEAERRLAQVNPEALSVRLSLMYGLTRSDRLSFFDQVLADLAQGRPRALFIDEYRTPAHAPTVARLLVEWLESPTFPSGLVHVGGPDRLSRFDLVRQAAACLGLDPQLVQPSRMIDTRFNEPRPADVALDTTRLHALNPRHRPQTVSLELTSRKS